Proteins from a genomic interval of Zonotrichia albicollis isolate bZonAlb1 chromosome 18, bZonAlb1.hap1, whole genome shotgun sequence:
- the ANAPC5 gene encoding anaphase-promoting complex subunit 5, translating to MASVHDSLYFNPMLTNGVVHANVFGVRDWVTPHKMALLVLLSELGRAGPQLGLLERRRLNRLLLPLLQGPDMALSRLRKAIEECCPHLAGSVHIRLKLMAEGELKDMEQFFDDLSDSFSGTEPEVHKTSVVGLFLRHMILAYNKLSFSQVYKLYTALQQYFQKDEKKDGADENDMELTNPDELDGKMEKEELDGPLREEEIACTGPLSQKQAEYFLSQQASLLKNDETKALAPASLQKELNNLLKFNPDFAEAHYLSYLNSIRVQDVFSSTHSLLHYFDRLILTGAESKSNGDEGYGRSLRYAALNLAALHCRFGHYQQAELALQEAIRIAQESNDHMCLQHCLSWLYILEQKIFDSCVLLEHSVNKSLHFGLPYLASLGIQSLVQQRAFAGKAANKLMDALKDSDLLHWKHSLSELIDISIAQKTAIWRLYGRSTMALQQAQTLLSMNSLEAVNVGVQQNNTESFAVVLCHLAELHAEQGYFAAASEILKHLKERFPPNSQHAQLWMLFDQKIQFERAMNDGRYHVADSLVAGITALNSIEGVYRKAIVLKAQNQMSEAHKLLQKLLIHCQKIKNTEMVIRVLLCMAELYWRSSCHTIALPVLLQALALAREFSLQYLASETVLNLAFSQLILGIPEQALNILHMAIEPVLAHGAVLDKGCAMFLVAKCQVASAASYTPQKKIEALESAILNLNEAKSYFAKVDCKEQLRDVLYLQARLLHTLGRTQERNKCAMLFRQLHQELPAHGVPLINAFK from the exons ATGGCGAGCGTGCACGACAGCCTGTACTTCAACCCGATGCTGACGAACGGCGTCGTTCACGCGAACGTGTTCGGCGTCCGCGACTGGGTCACCCCGCACAAGATggctctgctggtgctgctcagcGAGCTGGGCCGCGCCGGCCCGCAGCTCGGCCTGCTGGAGCGCCGCCGCCTCAACCgcctgctgctgccgctgctgcag GGTCCCGATATGGCGCTGTCGCGGCTGCGCAAGGCCATCGAGGAGTGCTGCCCGCACCTGGCCGGCTCCGTCCACATCAG GTTAAAACTCATGGCAGAAGGAGAACTGAAAGACATGGAACAATTTTTTGATGATCTTTCCGATTCATTCTCAGGGACAGAGCCAGAAGTTCATAAAACAAGTGTAGTAG GTCTGTTCCTGCGCCACATGATCCTGGCATACAACAAACTGTCCTTCAGCCAGGTCTACAAACTCTacacagcactccagcagtACTTCCAGAAGGATGAGAAAAAGGATGGAGCTGATGAGAATGACATGGAGCTGACAAATCCAGACGAGCTGGATgggaaaatggagaaagaaGAACTTGATGGGCCTTTAAG GGAAGAAGAGATAGCCTGCACTGGGCCTCTTTCCCAGAAACAAGCAGAGTATTTTCTTTCTCAGCAG GCTTCTTTGCTAAAGAATGATGAGACAAAGGCTCTTGCTCCAGCATCTTTACAGAAGGAATTGAACAACTTGTTAAAATTTAATCCAGACTTTGCTGAAGCA caTTATTTAAGCTACTTAAACAGCATCAGGGTGCAGGATGTCTTCAGTTCCACACACAGCCTCCTGCACTACTTTGACCGGCTGATCCTCACGGGGGCCGAGAGCAAGAGCAACGGGGACGAGGGCTACGGGCGCAGCCTGCGCTACGCCGCGCTCAACCTGGCGGCGCTGCACTGCCGCTTCGGCCACTA CCAGCAGGCTGAACTGGCCCTTCAGGAAGCCATCAGGATTGCCCAGGAGTCCAACGACCACAtgtgcctgcagcactgcctg AGTTGGTTGTACATCCTGGAGCAGAAGATATTTGACAGCTGTGTTCTGCTGGAGCACTCTGTGAACAAATCCTTACATTTTGGATTGCCA tATCTTGCTTCCTTGGGAATCCAGTCCTTGGTTCAACAAAGAGCTTTTGCAGGAAAGGCTGCCAACAAACTAATGGATGCCTTAAAAGATTCTGATCTGTTGCATTGGAAGCACAGCCTGTCAGAGCTCATAGACATCAGCATAGCACAGAAAACTGCCATTTGGAGACTGTACGGCCGCAG CACCATGGCACTTCAGCAAGCGCAGACCCTGCTGAGCATGAACAGTCTGGAGGCTGTGAACGTGGGCGTCCAGCAGAACAACACCGAGTCCTTTGCCGTGGTGCTGTGccacctggcagagctgcacgCCGAGCAG GGGTACTTTGCAGCTGCTTCTGAAATACTGAAACACCTGAAGGAGAGATTCCCTCCCAACAGTCAGCATGCACAG CTTTGGATGCTGTTTGATCAGAAAATACAGTTTGAGCGAGCCATGAACGATGGCAGATACCATGTAGCAGATTCTCTTGTAGCAGGAATTACAGCACTAAATAGCATTGAAGGTGTATACAG AAAAGCCATTGTATTGAAAGCCCAAAATCAAATGTCAGAGGCACACAAACTTCTGCAGAAATTGTTGATCCACTGCCAGAAAATCAAGAACACCGAGATGGTGATTAG ggtgctgctgtgcaTGGCAGAGCTGTACTGGAGGTCCTCGTGCCACACCATCGCGCTGCCCGTGCtgctgcaggccctggcccTGGCCCGCGAGTTCAGCCTGCAGTACTTGGCCTCTGAAACCGTGCTCAACTTGGCTTTCTCCCAG CTGATCCTTGGCATTCCTGAACAAGCCCTGAATATCCTGCACATGGCAATAGAACCTGTCTTGGCCCACGGAGCTGTCCTGGACAAAGGCTGTGCCATGTTCCTGGTGGCCAAATGTCAGGTGGCTTCTGCAGCTTCCTACACTCCACAAAAGAAGATTGAAG CTTTGGAATCTGCTATCTTGAATCTAAATGAAGCCAAGAGTTACTTTGCCAAAGTGGACtgcaaagagcagctcagagacGTTCTCTACTTGCAAGCGCGGCTGTTGCACACCCTGGGCAGGACCCAGGAAAGGAACAAATGTGCCATGTTGTTCCGTCagctgcaccaggagctgccagcacacGGTGTCCCCTTGATCAATGCCTTCAAGTGA